A window of the Hevea brasiliensis isolate MT/VB/25A 57/8 chromosome 6, ASM3005281v1, whole genome shotgun sequence genome harbors these coding sequences:
- the LOC110631648 gene encoding uncharacterized protein LOC110631648 isoform X1: MEQILISHHSSRRNYRPKGLDKKRVLQIILLLAICMWLGHQVKNSHHQHEGYNENPQSPSERNITIVLGRRGIEKYKNGANAEFQDTNDSQEYERRDGGVGDDEIDGIISADVENVQELVQEQTRAVNGGDEAIVLAKSYITVAANQDSEMEIGDDSGENIHRVEAFLDENGIPPDASHFINSTSSEPRGRAHES; encoded by the coding sequence ATGGAACAAATTCTTATATCCCACCATTCAAGTAGGCGAAATTACAGGCCAAAAGGGTTGGACAAGAAAAGGGTTCTTCAGATTATTTTGCTTTTAGCAATTTGCATGTGGTTGGGACACCAAGTCAAGAACTCGCATCACCAACATGAGGGTTACAATGAGAATCCTCAAAGTCCAAGTGAAAGAAATATAACCATAGTTTTGGGCCGCAGGGGGATCGAAAAGTATAAAAATGGAGCTAATGCAGAATTTCAAGATACAAATGATTCACAGGAATATGAAAGAAGAGACGGAGGTGTAGGAGACGATGAGATTGATGGAATTATTAGTGCAGATGTAGAGAATGTACAGGAACTTGTACAAGAACAAACTAGAGCAGTAAATGGTGGAGATGAAGCAATAGTCCTAGCCAAGTCTTATATCACAGTGGCTGCAAACCAAGACTCTGAAATGGAGATAGGGGATGATAGTGGTGAAAATATTCATAGAGTTGAGGCTTTTCTTGATGAGAATGGGATTCCACCAGATGCCTCCCATTTTATCAATTCTACGTCATCTGAGCCTAGGGGAAGAGCCCATGAATCTTAA
- the LOC110631648 gene encoding uncharacterized protein LOC110631648 isoform X2, whose product MWLGHQVKNSHHQHEGYNENPQSPSERNITIVLGRRGIEKYKNGANAEFQDTNDSQEYERRDGGVGDDEIDGIISADVENVQELVQEQTRAVNGGDEAIVLAKSYITVAANQDSEMEIGDDSGENIHRVEAFLDENGIPPDASHFINSTSSEPRGRAHES is encoded by the coding sequence ATGTGGTTGGGACACCAAGTCAAGAACTCGCATCACCAACATGAGGGTTACAATGAGAATCCTCAAAGTCCAAGTGAAAGAAATATAACCATAGTTTTGGGCCGCAGGGGGATCGAAAAGTATAAAAATGGAGCTAATGCAGAATTTCAAGATACAAATGATTCACAGGAATATGAAAGAAGAGACGGAGGTGTAGGAGACGATGAGATTGATGGAATTATTAGTGCAGATGTAGAGAATGTACAGGAACTTGTACAAGAACAAACTAGAGCAGTAAATGGTGGAGATGAAGCAATAGTCCTAGCCAAGTCTTATATCACAGTGGCTGCAAACCAAGACTCTGAAATGGAGATAGGGGATGATAGTGGTGAAAATATTCATAGAGTTGAGGCTTTTCTTGATGAGAATGGGATTCCACCAGATGCCTCCCATTTTATCAATTCTACGTCATCTGAGCCTAGGGGAAGAGCCCATGAATCTTAA